From Pseudomonas fluorescens:
GGGTTGCTGGTGTTGGCCCTGCACGGTGCGGTGATCTATTGGGTGAGCCAGAAGCCCACCCCGGTGCTGCCGATTGTGCCGCCGGAAATCCCGCCAATGACCATCGAATTTTCCCAGCCGGCACCGCCCGTGGTGGAACCGCCACCGCCTGTGCCGCCACCACCGCCGCCGCCCGTGGTCGAGCCACCGCCGCCGGTGGTGGATGAGTTGGCCGCCAAGCCGGCACCGCCCAAGCCGATTCCAAAACCTAAGCCCAAGCCGGTGCCAAAGCCTGAGCCCAAGCCCGCACCGAAACCGGTCGAGCAGGCGCCCACGCCACCGCAACCGGCGCCACCGGCCCCCGCGCCCGCTCCGCCCGCGCCAGCCCCGGTGACCCCTGCTTCGGCCAACGCCGCGTACCTCAAGAACCCGGCGCCGGAGTACCCGTCACTGGCGCAGCGTCGCGGTTGGGAAGGCACGGTGTTGTTGCGAGTGCATGTACTGGCCAGCGGCAAGCCGGGTGAGATCCAGATCCAGAAAAGCAGCGGTCGCCAGCAACTCGACGACGCCGCACTGACCGCCGTGAAGCGTTGGAGCTTCGTGCCGGCCAAGCAAGGCGATGTGGCCCAGGACGGCTGGGTCAGCGTACCGATCGATTTCAAGATTCACTAACTATTCGGCTGCGGTGTGTTGCACACGCCGCGACCCGCACAAGAGGGAAAACATCATGGCATTAGCATCTCCACTTGAATCCATCGAAAGCGCGGTGATCTGGCTGCTGGTGGTCTTTTCGGTCGCCACCTGGGGCCTGGCCCTGCTCAAGGGCGTGCAGTTCGGTCGCCTTAAAGCGCAGGATCGCAAGTTCCACAAACAGTTCTGGGCGGCGTCGAGTCTCGACTCGGCCGCCGAGTTGGCCGAGACCCAGCCCGGTGCCGCTGCCCGTGTGGCCCAGGCCGGTTACGCCGCGATCCAGGTCGGGGAAGCGCCGCACGCGGCCGACCTGAGCCAGGCGATCAACCACCAGGACCGCCTCGAGCGTGCCCTGCGCCAGCAGATCGTACGTGAGCGCCGCTCCCTGGAAACCGGCCTGGCCGTGGTCGCCAGTATCGGCAGTACCTCGCCGTTTATCGGCCTGTTCGGCACCGTGTGGGGGATCATGGAAGCGCTGAAGGGGATCAGCGCGGCCGGCTCCGCCAGCCTGGAAACCGTGGCTGGCCCGATCGGTGCGGCGCTGGTCGCTACCGGCGTGGGTATTGCCGTCGCCGTCCCGGCGGTGCTGGTCTACAACTACTTCCTGCGTCGCCTGAAGCTCACGGCGGCCGACCTGGATGACTTTGCCCACGACTTCTACAGCCTGGCGCAGAAGCATTCGTTCCGCGTGCTGCTGCACCCTGCGCTGACCAAAGGCGCGGCCGGCAACCCGCAAAAAGTGAAGGAGGCGTCCTGAGATGGCCTTCTCCACCCAAGACAGCGATGAGGTGCTGAGCGAGATCAACGTCACGCC
This genomic window contains:
- a CDS encoding MotA/TolQ/ExbB proton channel family protein, whose protein sequence is MMALASPLESIESAVIWLLVVFSVATWGLALLKGVQFGRLKAQDRKFHKQFWAASSLDSAAELAETQPGAAARVAQAGYAAIQVGEAPHAADLSQAINHQDRLERALRQQIVRERRSLETGLAVVASIGSTSPFIGLFGTVWGIMEALKGISAAGSASLETVAGPIGAALVATGVGIAVAVPAVLVYNYFLRRLKLTAADLDDFAHDFYSLAQKHSFRVLLHPALTKGAAGNPQKVKEAS
- a CDS encoding energy transducer TonB, with amino-acid sequence MGNVQTAASAPEALWRQAPSGELVDLGRPHRAPLGQLRLQKTPKRFSSRREGILLGLLVLALHGAVIYWVSQKPTPVLPIVPPEIPPMTIEFSQPAPPVVEPPPPVPPPPPPPVVEPPPPVVDELAAKPAPPKPIPKPKPKPVPKPEPKPAPKPVEQAPTPPQPAPPAPAPAPPAPAPVTPASANAAYLKNPAPEYPSLAQRRGWEGTVLLRVHVLASGKPGEIQIQKSSGRQQLDDAALTAVKRWSFVPAKQGDVAQDGWVSVPIDFKIH